The DNA window CGGCGCTGCTGCTGAGCCTGGGCGCTTGCGCCGAGCGCGCTCCCGCCTCCGCCCCTCATCCCATCGCCGAGCCCGCCGCCATGACCGCCACCCCGCACCTGGAGCAGCATTTCAGCGGTCCCGAACTGGCCCTGGCCGAGGCGGCCGCGGCCGGGCGCGGCGACGAGGTGCGGCGCCTGGTGAGCGAGGAGCGCGCCGACCCCAACGCGGTCTCGCCGGGCGGCCTGCCCTTGCTGGCCTGGCCGATCCTGCACGGCAACGCCGACGGCGTGGCCGCGCTGCTCGACGCCGGCGCCGACCCCAACCGCGCCGTGCCCGCGCTCGGCACGGTCATGGTCTGGGCGGCCAAGGCCGAACGCCCCGAGTTGCTGCGCGCTCTGCTCGACCACGGCGGCGACGCCAACGCGCAGGACCTCGACCGGCAGCCGCTGACCCGGGTCGCCGCCCTGGCCGGACGCTGGGACAACGTGCGCCTGCTGATCGAGCACGGCGCCGACATCGACGCGCCCGCCCACGGCCGCCCCGGCGACACCGTGCTGGCGTATTACTCGCGCGGCCAGTTCGACAAGGCGCACTGGCTGCTGGAACGCGGCGCCGATCCGGGCCACCGCCTCGACGCGGCCGCCGACCCGGAGCGCATCGGCGCCCAGCCGGTGGTCGAGAACGTCTACTGGTGGCCGGTCGACGCCGGCAAGTTCCCGCAACTGGCGCAGTGGCAGCAGCGCTGCCAGGCCCTGCTCGCCGAGCGCGGACTGAGCCTGCCGCGCGAGCCGGCGCACCTGCGGCGATTGCGCGCCGCGCAGAGCGGCGGCAGCGCCGCGCCCGCCGTCGACGCGCGGGCCGAAAGCGAACGACGCGAACGCGAGCTGCGCGAGCGCCTGCCGCAACGCTGAGCGCCGGCCTGGGCCACGGTCGCGGCGGCGGCATTGGCGTAAACTCCGCGCCCATGCGACCGCTCCCCATCGAGATCGACGCCGCGCGACGCCCGCCCCTGGGCATGTCCGCCGCGGCCTTCCTGCGCGATTACTGGCAAAAACGCCCGCTGCTGATCCGCAACGCTTTTCCCGGCTACCGCTCGCCGATCCAGCCCGAAGACCTGGCCGGCCTGGCCTGCGAAGAAGGCGTGCTGGCGCGGCTGATCCAGCACGATCGTAGCCGCGACCATTACTCGCTGCGCCACGGCCCGTTCGACGAAGCCGAGTTCCCGGGCCTGCCGACCCAGGACTGGACCCTGCTGGTGCAGGACGTCGACAAGTGGGACGCCGACGTCGCCGCGCTGCTGCCGGCGTTCGGCTTCCTGCCGCGCTGGCGGATCGACGACATCATGGTCTCGTTCGCCGCCCCGGGCGGCTCGGTCGGCGCCCACACCGACCAGTACGACGTGTTCCTGCTCCAGGCCCAGGGCCACCGGCGCTGGCAGATCGACGCCCGCCCCGGCGCGCCGCAGGACTTCCGTCCCGACGCCGAGCTCAAGCTGCTGCGCGAGTTCGCGCCCAGCCACGATTGGGTGCTCGGTCCCGGCGACATGCTCTACCTGCCGCCCGGCGTGCCGCACCACGGCGTGGCCGAGGACGCCTGCCTGACCTTCTCGGTCGGCATGCGCGCGCCGTCCGCGGCCGAGCTGATGGGCGACTACATCGACACCCTCGCCGCCGAAGCCGACGAGAGCCTGCGCTACGCCGACCCGGACCTGGCGCCGCCGCGCGACCCCAACGAAATCGACGCCACCGCGATGGGCCGGGTGGTGGAAGCGTTGAACGTGCTGCGCATGAACGACCCCGACCGCCTCGGCGACTGGTTCGGCCGCTTCATCACCGTCTATCGCGCCGCCGGCGAAGTGTCGGCGGGCGGCGCGCCGGCGCGCTCACGGATCGAGATCGAGTGGGACCTGGAACGCGGCGCCGGCCTGTGGCGCCACCCCTGGTCGCGGATGGCTTGGCGCCGCGCCCATCGCCGCGGCGCCGCGGCGCGGCTGTACGTCAGCGGCCAGGAATTCGCCCTGCCCGCCCGCGACGCACAAGCCCTGGCCGGTGCGGCCGAACTCGACGCGGCGGCCTACACCACCCTGTCCGAAGCCGGGCGCGAATGCGTGCTGGCCTTGCTCGCCGCCGGCCATTACCGGCTCGGCCTGGACGAAGACGAGGCCGAGGACGGCCTGGGCGGAGACGGAGAAGAGGAATGAACGCCGGGTTCCGGGTGGTCGAGGTCCAGGACTACGCCGCCGCCCTGCCGGCCCTGCGCGCGGTACGCCAGGCCGTGTTCGTGCAGGAGCAGCAGGTGCCGGCCGAACTGGAGCACGACCTCGCCGGCGACCCGCTGTGCCGGCACGTGCTGGCGCTGGATGCCGACGATCGCCCGATCGGCACCGGCCGGCTGACCCCGGAACGGCGCATCGGCCGGCTCGCGGTGCTGGCGCCATGGCGCGGCCGCGGCGTCGGCGAGGCCCTGCTCGAGGCCCTGATCGCCCGCGCCAAGGCACTGGGCTGGCGCCGGGTGAGCCTGCACGCGCAAACGCCGACGGTCGGCTTTTACGCCCGCCACGGCTTCCTGCCGCACGGCCCGCGCTTCCTCGAGGCCGGGATCGAACACCAGGACATGCAGCGCCAGCTCGACGCCCCGAACCCGGTCGAAGACGCCGAAGGCGCGCTGGCCGCGCTGATCGGCGCCGCCGCCGGCGCCCGCCGCGAGCTGTCGATCTACAGCCGCGAACTCGACCCCGGCCTGCTGGACCGCCCCGAAGCCCTGGCCGCGCTGCGCCGGCTGGCCACCTCCGGCGGCCGCAGCCGGATCCTGCTGCAGGACCCGCAGACCCCGCAGCGCAGTCTGGCGCCGCTGCTGAGCCTGGCCCAGCGCCTGCCCAGCGGCTTCGAGTTCCGCGCCATCGAGGAGCCGGTCGACCTGGACTATCCCTCGGCGTTCGTGGTCAACGACCGCGACGGCTGGTATTTCCGCCCGCTCGGCCATCGCTACGACGGCGAGGCCCGGATCGACGGCGGCGCCCGCGCCCGTCAGCTGCGCGCGCAGTTCCTGCCGGTATGGGAACGCGCCCGGCCCTGCAGCGAGTTCCGCGCCCTGGGCATTTGAACGGGACGGTTATCCGGGGAAGCCCGCCGCCGGGCCGAATCTGAGGCCCGGCTAAACCGCGCCGGCCGCGCCCGCCGCCGCGCCGGTACGGCTTGAAACCCGGCGCCGCCCCCCAAACTCCAGCGCATTGCCGGAACGGGCCGTATCCCGCCATCGGCCCGATATCGGGCCGAAACGGCCGCCTAGACGTAAGTAGTTATGCCGCTGGCCTTAACACTACCGTTATACTTCCGATTCTTATGAGCGCCGACCGCCGCCCGCGCGCGCGCGACGGCGCTTCCGAACCTCCCCCTGAGTTTCCCGATGCCATCGTGGACAGTCTCCTGAAGCAGTTTTCGCAGTCCTCGCAACTCGGCGCCAACGCCGCCTTCATCGAAGACCTGTACGAGCAGTACCTGGTCGATCCCGACAGCGTCGGGCCCAAGTGGAAAGCCTATTTCGACGGCTTCAAGGGCCGCGAAGCCGGCGACGTCCCGCATTCGGCGGCGATCGAGAGCATCGCCGCGGCCGGCCGCGCCGCTTCGCGCGGGGTGGTCACCGCCGCGGCCGGCGGCGGCAGCGACGAGCGCGAGCGCGCGGTCGGCAAGGTCATCACCGCCTACCGCTCGCGCGGCCACCTGGCGGCCAACATCGACCCGCTGGGCCTGCTGCAGAAGCCGGACGCGCCGGACCTGGCGCTGGGCTTCCACCGTCTGTCCGAAAGCGACACCGGCAGCGAGTTCTCCACCGGCGGCGTCGCCGGCAAGGAACGGATGAAGCTCGGCGACCTGCTCGCCCTGCTCAAGGCGACCTACACCGGCCCGATCGGCGCCGAGTTCATGCACATCGCCGACGCCGAGCAGCGCCGCTGGATGTACGAGCGCCTGGAAGGCGCCGGCGGCAAGTTCGGCCGCACCGCCGACGACAAGAAGCGCATCCTCGAGCGGCTGACCGCGGCCGACGGCCTGGAGCGCTACCTGGGCACCAAGTACGTCGGCCAGAAGCGCTTCTCGCTGGAAGGCGGCGACGCGCTGATCCCGCTGATGGACGTGACCATCCGCCGCGCCGGCGAACAGGGCGTGCAGGACGTGGTCATCGGCATGGCCCACCGCGGCCGCCTCAACGTCCTGGTCAACACCCTCGGCAAGCCGCCGCGCAAGCTGTTCGACGAGTTCGAAGGCAAGTTCGACCACGACGAGCACGCCCACACCGGCGACGTGAAGTACCACATGGGCTTCAGCGCCGACGTCGCCACCCCGGGCGGCCCGGTCCACCTGGCGCTGGCGTTCAACCCCTCGCACCTGGAAATCGTCAATCCGGTGGTCGCCGGCAGCGTGCGTTCGCGCCAGACCCGCCGCGGCGACAAGGGCCGCGCCCAGGTGCTGCCGATCCTGCTCCACGGCGACGCCGCGTTCGCCGGCCAGGGCGTGGGCATGGAGCTGTTCCAGATGTCGCAGGCGCGCGGTTTCGCGGTCGGCGGCACGGTCCACGTGGTGATCAACAACCAGGTCGGCTTCACCACGTCCGAGCGCCAGGACGCGCGCTCGACCCTGTACTGCACCGACGTGGCCAAGATGGTCGGCGCGCCGATCCTGCACGTGAATTCCGACCACCCCGAAGCGGTGGTGTTCTGCGCCGAACTGGCGCTGGACTTCCGCCAGCGCTTCGGCAAGGACGTGGTCATCGACCTGGTCTGCTACCGCCGCCACGGCCACAACGAGGCCGACGAGCCGGCGGCGACCCAGCCGCTGATGTACCAGGTCATCCGCAAGCACAAGACCCCGCGCGAGCTCTACGCCGAGCAGTTGGTCGCCGAAGGCACGCTCAAGGCCGACGAGGCCCAGGCCCTGGTCGACCAGTACCGCGACAAGCTCGACGCCGGCGCGGTCACCACCGAGCTGGTCGAGGTCAAGCCGGACGAGTTCACCATCGACTGGTCCAAGTACCTGTCGGGCAAGCTGAGCGACGCGGTCGACACCAAGTTCGAGCGCAGCAAGCTCGACGCCCTGGCGGTCGAGATCAACGCCATCCCGGACAGCGTCAAGCTGCACCCGCGCGTGGCCAAGATCTACGAAGACCGGCGCAAGATGGCCGCCGGCGAGCTGGGCGGCGACTGGGGCTTCGCCGAGAACCTGGCCTACGCCACTCTGCTCAGCGAAGGCTACAAGCTGCGCCTGGTCGGCCAGGACAGCGGCCGCGGCACCTTCTTCCACCGTCACGCGATCCTGCACGAGCAGAGCACCGACGAATACGTCATGCCGCTGCGCCGCCTGGTCAAGAACCCGACCGACGTGACCATCATCGATTCGCTGCTGTCCGAGGAAGCGGTGATGGCGTTCGAGTACGGCTACTCGACCGCCGATCCCATGACCCTGGACATCTGGGAAGCGCAGTTCGGCGACTTCGCCAACGGCGCCCAGGTGGTGATCGACCAGTTCCTGTCCTCGGGCGAGGCCAAGTGGGGCCGCCTGTGCGGCCTGGCCCTGTTCCTGCCGCACGGCTACGAAGGCCAGGGCCCCGAGCACAGCTCGGCGCGCCTGGAGCGCTTCCTGCAGCTGTGCGCGCTGGAGAACATGCTGGTCTGCGCGCCGACCACCCCGGCCCAGGCCTACCACATGATCCGCCGGCAGATGCGCATGAGCACGCGCAAGCCGCTGGTGGTGATGACGCCGAAGTCGCTGCTGCGCCACAAGTTGGCGGTGTCGAGCCTGGACGAGCTGGCCAACGGCGAGTTCCAGCACCTGATCCCGGACGCCGCCGCCAACCCCAAGAAAGTCAAGCGCGTGGTGCTGTGCTCGGGCAAGGTCTACTACGACCTGTACGAGGAAGCGCAGAAGCAGGGCCTGGACGACGTCGCCCTGGTCCGCGTCGAGCAGCTCTACCCGTTCCCGCGCGAAGCCCTCGCCGCCGAACTCAAGCGCTTCGCCGCGGCCAAGGACGTGGTGTGGTGCCAGGAAGAACCGCAGAACCAGGGCGCGTGGTACCAGATCCGCCACCACCTCAGCGCCTGCCTGGCGCCGAAGCAGGCGCTGCACTACGCCGGTCGCGCCCGTTCGCCGTCGCCGGCGGCCGGCCATCTGGCCGACCACGTCGCCGAGCAGACCAAGCTGGTCGCCGACGCGCTGGTCAATTCGCTGCAAGGAGAGTCCAGCGCCGAATAAGGCGCTGGTTCTTCGAGTCACCCCCATACGCATATCCACATACAAGCAATCCAGGATGCCTGCCCCATGAGCACCGAGATCAAAGTCCCCGTCCTTCCCGAGTCGGTCTCCGACGCCACGATCGCGACGTGGCACAAGAAGCCGGGCGATGCGGTCAAGCGCGACGAGAACCTGGTCGATCTGGAAACCGACAAGGTCGTGCTCGAAGTGCCCTCGCCGGTCGACGGCGTGCTCAAGGAAATCAAGTTCGCCGAAGGCGCGACCGTCACCAGCCAGCAGCTGATCGCCATCGTCGAAGCCGGCGCCGTCGCCGCCGCTGCGCCGGCCGCTGCGGCCCCGGCCGAAGCCGCGCCGGCCCCGGCCAAGGCCGAAGCCGCCAAGCCGGCCGCTCCGGTCGCCGCCTCGGCCAACGACCAACTGCCGCCGGGCGCGCGCTTCGCCGCCAACGTCCAGGGCGTCGACGCCTCGCAGGTCGAAGGCACCGGCCGCAAGGGCGCGGTGACCAAGGAAGACATCGTCAACTACGCCAAGTCCGGCGGCGTCGGCGCGGCCGCCGGCCTGCGTCCGGAAGAGCGCGTGCCGATGACCCGCATGCGCGCCCGCATCGCCGAGCGCCTGATGCAATCGAAGAACTCGATCGCCATGCTGACCTCGTTCAACGAAGTCAACCTGGGCAAGGTCATGGCCATGCGCAAGGAGCTCGGCGAGAGCTTCGAGAAGGCCAACGGCGTCAAGCTGGGCTTCATGAGCTTCTTCGCCAAGGCCGCCGCCAACGCCCTGCAGCGCCACCCGATCGTCAACGCCTCGGTCGACGGCAACGACGTGATCTACCACGGCTACTCCGACATCTCGATCGCCGTGTCCACCGACAAGGGCTTGGTGACCCCGGTGCTGCGCAACGTCGAGCGCATGGGCTTCGCCGACATCGAGAAGGCCATCGGCGACTACGCCAAGAAGGCCCGCGACGGCAAGCTGGCGCTGGAAGACCTGCAGGGCGGTACCTTCACCATCACCAACGGCGGCACCTTCGGCTCGCTGATGTCGACCCCGATCGTCAACCCGCCGCAGTCGGCCATCCTCGGCATGCACGCCATCAAGGAGCGCGCCATCGTCGAGAACGGCCAGGTCGTCGCCGCGCCGATGATGTACCTGGCGCTGTCCTACGACCACCGCATCATCGACGGCAAGGACGCGGTGCTGTTCCTGGTCGACATCAAGAACCAGCTGGAAAACCCGCACCGCATGCTGCTGGGCATGTAATGCCGAGCCGGGATTCGGGAATGGGGATTCGGGATTCGCAAAGGCAACAGCCCGCGCGGGTGCCCCCCTCTCCCGAAACCTCGGCTTTATCGCAGCACTTTCGCGGGCTTCGGAATTCGCAGCGCTGACGCGCTTTGAACGAATCCCGAATCCCCAATCCCGAATCCCGTGAGCGAATCAATGAGCGAACAATTCGACGTAGTCGTCATCGGCGCCGGTCCGGCCGGCTACCACGCCGCCATCCGCGCCGCCCAGCTCGGCCTGAAGACCGCCTGCATCGACGCCGCGCTCGGCAAGGACGGCAAGCCCGCCCTCGGCGGCACCTGCCTGCGCGTGGGCTGCATTCCGTCCAAGGCCCTGCTCGACAGCTCGCGCCAGTTCTGGAACCTGCAGCACCTGTTCGGCGAGCACGGCATCAGCGCAGACAACGCCAAGATCGACGTCGCGACCATGGTCGGCCGCAAGGACAAGATCGTGAAGCAGTTCACCGGCGGCATCGCGATGCTGTTCAAGGCGAACAAGGTCGCGCCGTTCTACGGCTTCGGCACCCTGCACCCGGGCAACGTGGTCAAGGTCAAGCAACACGACGGTTCCGAAGTCGAGCTCAAGGGCACCAACGTCATCATCGCCGCCGGTTCGGACTCGATCGAACTGCCGTTCGCCAAGTTCGACGGCGACAAGATCGTCGACAACGTCGGCGCGCTGGACTTCACCTCGGTGCCCAAGCGCCTGGGCGTGATCGGCGCCGGCGTGATCGGCCTGGAGCTGGGCAGCGTGTGGAAGCGCCTGGGCGCCGAGGTCACCATCCTCGAAGCCCTGCCCGACTTCCTCGCCGCCGCCGATGCCGAGGTCGCCAAGACCGCGGCCAAGGAATTCAAGAAGCAGGGCCTGGACATCAAGCTCGGCGCCAAGGTCTCCAAGGCCGAGATCAAGGGCGACGAAGTCCACCTGACCTACAACGACGGCAAGGCCGACCAGCAACTGGTCGTGGACAAGCTGCTGGTGGCCGTCGGCCGCCGCGCCGCCTCCAAGGGCCTGCTGGCCGAAGGCACCGGGGTCAAGCTCAACGAACGCGGCCAGATCGAGGTCGACGAGCACTGCCATACCGGCGTCGACGGCGTGTGGGCGATCGGCGACTGCGTGCGCGGCCCGATGCTGGCGCACAAGGGCTTCGAGGAAGGCATCGCGGTGGCCGAACTGATCGCCGGCCTGCCCGGCCACGTCAACTTCGACACCATTCCGTGGGTGATCTATACCGAGCCGGAAATCGCCTGGGTCGGCCGCACCGAACAGCAGCTCAAGGCCGAAGGCGTGCCGTACAAGACCGGCAGCTTCCCGTTCGCGGCGATCGGCCGCGCGGTGGCCATGGGCGAGCCAGCCGGCTTCGTCAAGGTCATCGCCCATGCCGAGACCGACCGCGTGCTCGGCCTGCACCTGGTCGGCGTCGGCGTCTCCGAACTGGTCCACGAAGGCGTGCTGACCATGGAGTTCAAGGGCTCCGCCGACGACCTCGCCCGCATCTGCCACGCTCACCCGACCCTGTCGGAAGCGATCCACGACGCGGCGATGGCGGTGGACAAGCGCGCGATCCATAAGGCCAATTGACGGCCGGGATTCGGGATGGGAGATTCGGGATTCGCAAAGCGGTTCCGACCCGACCGATCCTACGCAGACGCCAGGCCCGTGCCTGGCGTTTTG is part of the Lysobacter firmicutimachus genome and encodes:
- a CDS encoding ankyrin repeat domain-containing protein, producing MPTAPFHAAAHFRRLWPALLLSLGACAERAPASAPHPIAEPAAMTATPHLEQHFSGPELALAEAAAAGRGDEVRRLVSEERADPNAVSPGGLPLLAWPILHGNADGVAALLDAGADPNRAVPALGTVMVWAAKAERPELLRALLDHGGDANAQDLDRQPLTRVAALAGRWDNVRLLIEHGADIDAPAHGRPGDTVLAYYSRGQFDKAHWLLERGADPGHRLDAAADPERIGAQPVVENVYWWPVDAGKFPQLAQWQQRCQALLAERGLSLPREPAHLRRLRAAQSGGSAAPAVDARAESERRERELRERLPQR
- the lpdA gene encoding dihydrolipoyl dehydrogenase, translated to MSEQFDVVVIGAGPAGYHAAIRAAQLGLKTACIDAALGKDGKPALGGTCLRVGCIPSKALLDSSRQFWNLQHLFGEHGISADNAKIDVATMVGRKDKIVKQFTGGIAMLFKANKVAPFYGFGTLHPGNVVKVKQHDGSEVELKGTNVIIAAGSDSIELPFAKFDGDKIVDNVGALDFTSVPKRLGVIGAGVIGLELGSVWKRLGAEVTILEALPDFLAAADAEVAKTAAKEFKKQGLDIKLGAKVSKAEIKGDEVHLTYNDGKADQQLVVDKLLVAVGRRAASKGLLAEGTGVKLNERGQIEVDEHCHTGVDGVWAIGDCVRGPMLAHKGFEEGIAVAELIAGLPGHVNFDTIPWVIYTEPEIAWVGRTEQQLKAEGVPYKTGSFPFAAIGRAVAMGEPAGFVKVIAHAETDRVLGLHLVGVGVSELVHEGVLTMEFKGSADDLARICHAHPTLSEAIHDAAMAVDKRAIHKAN
- a CDS encoding 2-oxoglutarate dehydrogenase E1 component, which produces MDSLLKQFSQSSQLGANAAFIEDLYEQYLVDPDSVGPKWKAYFDGFKGREAGDVPHSAAIESIAAAGRAASRGVVTAAAGGGSDERERAVGKVITAYRSRGHLAANIDPLGLLQKPDAPDLALGFHRLSESDTGSEFSTGGVAGKERMKLGDLLALLKATYTGPIGAEFMHIADAEQRRWMYERLEGAGGKFGRTADDKKRILERLTAADGLERYLGTKYVGQKRFSLEGGDALIPLMDVTIRRAGEQGVQDVVIGMAHRGRLNVLVNTLGKPPRKLFDEFEGKFDHDEHAHTGDVKYHMGFSADVATPGGPVHLALAFNPSHLEIVNPVVAGSVRSRQTRRGDKGRAQVLPILLHGDAAFAGQGVGMELFQMSQARGFAVGGTVHVVINNQVGFTTSERQDARSTLYCTDVAKMVGAPILHVNSDHPEAVVFCAELALDFRQRFGKDVVIDLVCYRRHGHNEADEPAATQPLMYQVIRKHKTPRELYAEQLVAEGTLKADEAQALVDQYRDKLDAGAVTTELVEVKPDEFTIDWSKYLSGKLSDAVDTKFERSKLDALAVEINAIPDSVKLHPRVAKIYEDRRKMAAGELGGDWGFAENLAYATLLSEGYKLRLVGQDSGRGTFFHRHAILHEQSTDEYVMPLRRLVKNPTDVTIIDSLLSEEAVMAFEYGYSTADPMTLDIWEAQFGDFANGAQVVIDQFLSSGEAKWGRLCGLALFLPHGYEGQGPEHSSARLERFLQLCALENMLVCAPTTPAQAYHMIRRQMRMSTRKPLVVMTPKSLLRHKLAVSSLDELANGEFQHLIPDAAANPKKVKRVVLCSGKVYYDLYEEAQKQGLDDVALVRVEQLYPFPREALAAELKRFAAAKDVVWCQEEPQNQGAWYQIRHHLSACLAPKQALHYAGRARSPSPAAGHLADHVAEQTKLVADALVNSLQGESSAE
- a CDS encoding GNAT family N-acetyltransferase; protein product: MNAGFRVVEVQDYAAALPALRAVRQAVFVQEQQVPAELEHDLAGDPLCRHVLALDADDRPIGTGRLTPERRIGRLAVLAPWRGRGVGEALLEALIARAKALGWRRVSLHAQTPTVGFYARHGFLPHGPRFLEAGIEHQDMQRQLDAPNPVEDAEGALAALIGAAAGARRELSIYSRELDPGLLDRPEALAALRRLATSGGRSRILLQDPQTPQRSLAPLLSLAQRLPSGFEFRAIEEPVDLDYPSAFVVNDRDGWYFRPLGHRYDGEARIDGGARARQLRAQFLPVWERARPCSEFRALGI
- the sucB gene encoding dihydrolipoyllysine-residue succinyltransferase, which produces MSTEIKVPVLPESVSDATIATWHKKPGDAVKRDENLVDLETDKVVLEVPSPVDGVLKEIKFAEGATVTSQQLIAIVEAGAVAAAAPAAAAPAEAAPAPAKAEAAKPAAPVAASANDQLPPGARFAANVQGVDASQVEGTGRKGAVTKEDIVNYAKSGGVGAAAGLRPEERVPMTRMRARIAERLMQSKNSIAMLTSFNEVNLGKVMAMRKELGESFEKANGVKLGFMSFFAKAAANALQRHPIVNASVDGNDVIYHGYSDISIAVSTDKGLVTPVLRNVERMGFADIEKAIGDYAKKARDGKLALEDLQGGTFTITNGGTFGSLMSTPIVNPPQSAILGMHAIKERAIVENGQVVAAPMMYLALSYDHRIIDGKDAVLFLVDIKNQLENPHRMLLGM
- a CDS encoding cupin domain-containing protein, giving the protein MRPLPIEIDAARRPPLGMSAAAFLRDYWQKRPLLIRNAFPGYRSPIQPEDLAGLACEEGVLARLIQHDRSRDHYSLRHGPFDEAEFPGLPTQDWTLLVQDVDKWDADVAALLPAFGFLPRWRIDDIMVSFAAPGGSVGAHTDQYDVFLLQAQGHRRWQIDARPGAPQDFRPDAELKLLREFAPSHDWVLGPGDMLYLPPGVPHHGVAEDACLTFSVGMRAPSAAELMGDYIDTLAAEADESLRYADPDLAPPRDPNEIDATAMGRVVEALNVLRMNDPDRLGDWFGRFITVYRAAGEVSAGGAPARSRIEIEWDLERGAGLWRHPWSRMAWRRAHRRGAAARLYVSGQEFALPARDAQALAGAAELDAAAYTTLSEAGRECVLALLAAGHYRLGLDEDEAEDGLGGDGEEE